From Salinicoccus roseus, the proteins below share one genomic window:
- the wecB gene encoding non-hydrolyzing UDP-N-acetylglucosamine 2-epimerase, whose amino-acid sequence MKKIMTIFGTRPEAIKMAPLVLALKNDPELEPIVVVTAQHREMLDQVLDIFGITPDYDLDIMKQGQTLSEVTGRVIAGLESIIKEAGPDMILVHGDTTTTFAGSLAAFYNEVDIGHVEAGLRTNNKYSPFPEEMNRQMTGVLADLHFAPTENSKENLLRENKKEDGISITGNTAIDALKTTVNADYESEIIEKHKDKKVILLTAHRRENIGMPMENIFSAVREIVEEFEDVTVVYPIHKNPKVREIASKYLAGHERIEIIEPLDVFDFHNFAAKSHIILTDSGGVQEEAPSLQKPVLVLRDTTERPEGVEAGTLKLAGVQKEHIYELTKELLTDDALYRQMAEASNPYGDGKASLRICENIKYYYGIRKDKPESFNV is encoded by the coding sequence ATGAAGAAAATCATGACGATATTTGGAACGCGCCCGGAGGCGATCAAGATGGCGCCGCTTGTCCTGGCACTTAAGAATGATCCGGAACTTGAACCCATCGTAGTGGTCACTGCACAGCACCGCGAGATGCTCGATCAGGTGCTTGATATTTTCGGCATCACACCTGATTACGACCTCGACATCATGAAGCAGGGTCAGACACTTTCCGAAGTGACGGGCAGGGTGATCGCTGGTCTCGAATCCATCATCAAAGAGGCAGGCCCCGATATGATCCTTGTCCATGGTGACACGACGACAACATTTGCAGGGAGTCTGGCCGCGTTCTATAACGAAGTTGACATCGGCCATGTCGAGGCAGGTCTCCGGACCAACAACAAGTACTCACCGTTCCCTGAGGAAATGAATCGTCAGATGACAGGCGTACTTGCCGATCTTCATTTTGCACCGACAGAAAACTCCAAGGAGAATCTGCTCAGGGAAAACAAGAAGGAAGATGGCATCTCCATCACCGGCAACACGGCAATCGATGCTTTGAAGACGACGGTGAACGCGGACTATGAAAGTGAAATCATCGAAAAGCACAAGGATAAAAAGGTGATTCTCCTGACTGCCCACAGAAGGGAAAATATCGGCATGCCGATGGAGAACATCTTCAGTGCCGTACGTGAAATCGTCGAAGAGTTCGAAGACGTGACAGTCGTCTATCCGATCCATAAGAATCCGAAAGTCAGGGAAATAGCCTCCAAATATCTGGCAGGTCATGAGCGCATCGAAATCATCGAGCCGCTCGATGTATTCGACTTCCATAATTTCGCGGCCAAAAGCCATATCATCCTGACCGATTCCGGTGGTGTACAGGAGGAGGCGCCTTCCCTTCAGAAGCCCGTACTCGTCCTTCGTGATACGACTGAGCGGCCGGAAGGTGTGGAGGCAGGCACGCTCAAGCTCGCCGGCGTCCAGAAGGAGCACATCTATGAATTGACGAAGGAACTGCTGACTGATGATGCCCTCTACAGGCAGATGGCCGAAGCATCCAACCCGTATGGAGATGGAAAAGCTTCCCTGAGGATCTGTGAAAACATCAAATACTACTATGGAATCCGGAAGGATAAACCTGAAAGCTTTAATGTATAG
- the atpD gene encoding F0F1 ATP synthase subunit beta produces the protein MALGQVVQVMGPVVDVRFEEGKLPELNNALYINLDDENEKEALALEVALHLGDNVVRTIAMSSTDGLQRGTEVTNTGSPITVPVGQVTLGRVFNVLGEHIDLGEAIPESERRDPIHRQAPKFEDLTTNVEILETGIKVVDLLAPYTKGGKIGLFGGAGVGKTVLIQELINNVAQEHGGISVFAGVGERTREGNDLYHEMSDSGVIAKTAMVFGQMNEPPGARMRVALSGLTMAEYFRDEEGQDVLLFIDNIFRFTQAGSEVSALLGRMPSAVGYQPTLATEMGQLQERITSTSVGSVTSIQAVFVPADDYTDPAPAQTFAHLDATTNLERKLSEMGIYPAVDPLASTSRALTPAVVGEEHYDVARGVQATIQKYRELQDIIAILGMDELSEDDKRTVSRARRIQFFLSQNFHVAEQFTGQKGSYVPVEQTVSDFREILDGKYDHIPEDAFRLVGGISDVLDKAREMGVEV, from the coding sequence ATGGCTTTAGGTCAAGTGGTTCAAGTCATGGGACCTGTAGTTGATGTGCGCTTCGAAGAAGGCAAACTGCCGGAACTGAACAATGCGCTCTACATCAACTTGGATGATGAAAATGAAAAAGAAGCCCTCGCTCTTGAAGTCGCACTCCACCTTGGAGACAATGTCGTGAGAACGATTGCGATGAGTTCTACAGACGGATTGCAGCGTGGTACTGAAGTTACAAACACAGGTAGCCCGATTACTGTACCTGTCGGCCAGGTGACACTCGGCAGGGTGTTCAACGTACTTGGTGAGCATATCGATCTTGGAGAAGCGATTCCTGAATCAGAAAGAAGAGATCCGATTCACCGTCAGGCTCCAAAGTTCGAAGATCTGACAACGAATGTTGAAATCCTTGAGACAGGCATCAAAGTAGTCGATCTGCTGGCTCCTTATACAAAAGGTGGTAAAATCGGCCTGTTCGGCGGTGCCGGAGTAGGCAAGACGGTTCTTATCCAGGAACTGATCAACAACGTTGCACAGGAACACGGCGGTATTTCCGTGTTTGCAGGTGTAGGGGAACGTACACGTGAAGGAAACGACCTCTATCATGAAATGAGTGATTCCGGAGTTATCGCCAAAACTGCGATGGTATTCGGCCAGATGAACGAGCCGCCAGGTGCACGTATGCGTGTCGCCCTATCTGGCCTTACAATGGCAGAATACTTCCGTGATGAAGAAGGACAGGACGTACTGCTCTTCATAGATAACATCTTCCGTTTCACACAAGCCGGCTCCGAAGTGTCTGCATTGCTCGGACGCATGCCGTCAGCCGTTGGTTACCAGCCGACGCTTGCTACAGAGATGGGTCAGCTCCAGGAGCGTATCACTTCCACAAGTGTCGGTTCAGTCACTTCCATCCAGGCAGTATTCGTACCTGCCGATGACTATACTGACCCGGCACCGGCACAGACATTCGCACACCTGGATGCAACAACCAACCTCGAGCGTAAACTTTCCGAGATGGGTATCTATCCAGCCGTGGATCCATTGGCTTCCACATCCCGTGCTCTGACACCGGCAGTTGTCGGCGAAGAACACTATGATGTTGCACGTGGTGTCCAGGCGACGATCCAGAAGTATCGTGAACTTCAGGATATCATCGCAATACTGGGTATGGATGAGCTGTCGGAAGATGATAAGAGAACAGTATCACGTGCGCGCCGCATCCAGTTCTTCCTTTCCCAGAACTTCCACGTCGCAGAACAGTTCACGGGCCAAAAAGGGTCTTACGTACCAGTCGAACAGACTGTCAGCGACTTCAGGGAGATACTTGACGGCAAATACGATCATATCCCGGAAGATGCATTCCGTCTCGTCGGCGGCATTTCCGATGTGCTTGATAAAGCACGTGAGATGGGCGTAGAAGTCTAA
- a CDS encoding TIGR01440 family protein, producing the protein MNEEFARLKNDLDVLIEQLEASDFFKEGEDLLIGCSTSEVMGHHIGKESSMEVAELIFDAFHQAAERNRLNIMFQGCEHINRAVTMEYDVARAHKYPPVSVVPHRSAGGSLSEYAYHHLSRPVVVEHAAADRGVDIGQTLIGMHLHHVAVPFRVEQKTVGKANVTLAYSRPKLIGGPRAHY; encoded by the coding sequence ATGAACGAAGAGTTTGCAAGATTGAAGAATGACCTGGATGTTCTGATCGAGCAGCTGGAAGCGTCGGATTTCTTCAAGGAGGGGGAGGACCTTCTGATAGGCTGCTCCACTTCGGAAGTCATGGGACACCATATCGGCAAGGAGAGTTCCATGGAAGTCGCCGAGCTTATATTCGACGCCTTCCATCAGGCGGCCGAGCGCAATCGGCTGAACATCATGTTCCAGGGCTGTGAGCATATCAACCGGGCAGTGACAATGGAATATGATGTGGCACGCGCGCACAAGTATCCGCCGGTCAGTGTCGTACCACACCGGTCTGCCGGGGGCAGTCTGAGCGAATACGCCTATCATCATCTTTCCCGGCCGGTAGTGGTTGAACATGCTGCTGCAGACCGGGGAGTGGATATCGGACAGACGCTGATCGGCATGCACCTTCATCATGTGGCAGTGCCATTCAGGGTGGAGCAGAAGACAGTCGGCAAAGCGAATGTCACTCTTGCATATTCCAGACCAAAACTCATTGGAGGTCCTCGCGCACATTATTAA
- the glyA gene encoding serine hydroxymethyltransferase yields the protein MSFIESQDPKLFETIEAELDRQNNNIELIASENFVSEAVMEAQGSILTNKYAEGYPHKRYYGGCENVDVVEDLARERVKSLFGAEHANVQPHSGSQANMAVYFSVLKPGDTVLGMNLNHGGHLTHGSPVNFSGKLFNFVDYGVRKEDELIDYDELLKIAKEHKPKMIVAGGSAYTQTIDFKKFREIADEIDAYLMVDMAHIAGLVAAGLHPDPVPYADFVTSTTHKTLRGPRGGLILTKEEHAKKVDKNIFPGIQGGPLMHVLAAKAVAFGEALNPEFKEYQEQVIKNAKTLAGRLSEKGLRIVGGGTENHIVLVDVKSFGLTGKQAEEALDEIGITCNKNTIPFDEESPFVTSGIRLGTPAMTSRGFKEEEMQEVADLIAETLTAVTEGTKYETLKDRVSALTSKFPLYK from the coding sequence ATGTCATTTATCGAATCACAAGACCCGAAACTTTTTGAAACAATTGAAGCAGAGCTTGATCGTCAAAACAACAATATTGAACTGATCGCCTCAGAGAACTTTGTATCGGAAGCGGTCATGGAAGCCCAAGGCTCAATACTCACCAATAAATATGCTGAAGGCTATCCCCACAAACGTTATTACGGCGGTTGTGAAAATGTAGATGTTGTGGAAGATCTCGCACGGGAACGTGTGAAATCCCTGTTTGGCGCAGAGCATGCCAATGTTCAGCCTCACTCCGGCTCCCAGGCGAATATGGCCGTCTATTTCTCAGTTCTGAAGCCGGGAGACACTGTTCTCGGCATGAACCTGAATCATGGTGGCCACCTGACGCACGGCAGCCCAGTCAACTTCAGTGGTAAGCTTTTCAACTTTGTAGATTATGGTGTGAGAAAAGAAGATGAATTGATCGATTATGACGAACTCCTTAAAATTGCCAAGGAGCACAAGCCGAAAATGATCGTTGCCGGCGGAAGTGCCTATACACAGACGATCGATTTCAAGAAGTTCCGCGAAATTGCAGATGAAATCGATGCTTATCTGATGGTCGACATGGCCCACATTGCAGGACTCGTTGCAGCTGGCCTGCATCCGGACCCAGTCCCTTATGCCGACTTCGTCACGTCTACAACGCACAAGACATTGAGGGGCCCGCGTGGCGGACTCATCCTTACAAAAGAAGAGCACGCGAAAAAAGTGGACAAGAACATCTTCCCGGGAATCCAGGGTGGACCACTCATGCACGTTCTTGCTGCGAAGGCTGTGGCTTTCGGTGAGGCGCTGAACCCTGAATTCAAGGAATATCAGGAGCAGGTCATCAAAAATGCGAAGACGCTTGCTGGAAGGCTTTCAGAAAAGGGACTGCGCATCGTTGGCGGCGGCACCGAGAACCATATCGTCCTCGTCGATGTGAAAAGTTTCGGTCTGACAGGCAAACAGGCGGAAGAGGCACTGGATGAGATCGGAATCACATGCAACAAGAATACCATTCCTTTCGATGAGGAATCCCCATTTGTAACAAGTGGAATCCGTCTTGGAACTCCGGCGATGACCAGCCGTGGCTTCAAAGAGGAAGAAATGCAGGAAGTGGCTGACCTTATCGCGGAAACACTTACGGCTGTCACAGAAGGTACGAAGTATGAAACGCTGAAGGACAGAGTAAGTGCGCTGACATCCAAATTCCCACTATATAAATAA
- a CDS encoding F0F1 ATP synthase subunit B, giving the protein MEFLILGATDTVPAAIGNSLIQLLTFLVLLGALSYFVWKPLKKVMDEREQLIHSEIDDAEQRRMEAVKLKEENEAVLRETQAEISEMMDNAKQQAKKEQEAIIHDANTRANQMMEAAKADIEREKEKAIRDINDQVGDISVLIAEKMISKEINQQDQKDLVARYLQEAGGK; this is encoded by the coding sequence GTGGAATTTCTTATATTAGGAGCTACGGACACAGTTCCGGCGGCAATCGGTAACAGTCTGATACAGCTGCTCACTTTCCTCGTACTTCTCGGAGCCCTTTCATACTTCGTATGGAAGCCGCTCAAGAAAGTCATGGATGAGCGTGAACAGTTGATTCACTCGGAAATAGATGATGCAGAGCAGCGCAGGATGGAAGCTGTAAAGCTTAAGGAAGAAAATGAAGCAGTGCTCAGGGAAACGCAGGCTGAAATATCCGAAATGATGGATAATGCAAAACAGCAGGCGAAGAAAGAGCAGGAAGCGATCATCCATGACGCAAACACGCGTGCCAACCAGATGATGGAAGCTGCCAAGGCAGATATCGAAAGAGAAAAAGAAAAAGCAATCCGTGATATCAATGATCAGGTGGGCGACATCTCCGTCCTGATTGCAGAGAAGATGATTTCCAAAGAGATCAATCAGCAGGATCAGAAAGATCTGGTTGCAAGGTATCTACAGGAAGCAGGGGGTAAATAA
- a CDS encoding low molecular weight phosphatase family protein, giving the protein MKIIFVCTGNTCRSPLAESYAKTQFCNEGTAFESRGLMVFADGISPLSKRIIEREGLEEPSSPRQLMGEDTEEALLLVMTKAHKRAVKDQFPSSDVRMISEFSEGTVEDVIDPYGGSEADYERAFRQLKQFIDKFRL; this is encoded by the coding sequence ATGAAGATCATTTTTGTGTGTACAGGCAATACCTGTCGCAGCCCTTTGGCTGAAAGCTATGCCAAAACTCAGTTCTGTAATGAAGGGACCGCTTTCGAATCGAGGGGGCTTATGGTCTTCGCAGATGGCATCAGTCCCCTCTCGAAGAGGATAATTGAACGGGAGGGCCTGGAAGAGCCATCATCGCCACGACAGCTGATGGGGGAAGATACAGAAGAAGCACTCCTGCTGGTGATGACCAAAGCCCACAAGAGGGCGGTGAAGGATCAGTTCCCAAGTTCGGATGTGCGTATGATCAGCGAATTTTCCGAAGGCACCGTGGAAGATGTCATCGACCCCTACGGGGGGAGTGAAGCGGATTATGAACGTGCTTTCCGCCAATTGAAGCAATTTATTGATAAATTCAGACTGTAA
- the atpB gene encoding F0F1 ATP synthase subunit A has product MEHGNPIWTIDVFGLPITFNLSTALMIVISSLIVFLIAFFMTRNLAVKPTGKSQVLMEVLMNFVKGIISGNMAWKQGGRFHFLALTLILYIFVSNMLGLPFAFVAPNDDHDLWWKSPTADPSVTLTLASLMIVLTHYYGIKMRGTKAYLKSYVQPVWFMAPFKFIEEFTYNLTLGLRLYGNIYAGEILLALLIMVMASGAIGFIGGFIPMMIWQGFSIYIGAIQAFIFVMLSMVYLSHKVSDDH; this is encoded by the coding sequence ATGGAGCACGGAAATCCGATATGGACAATAGATGTTTTTGGTCTTCCCATTACATTCAACCTGTCTACGGCATTGATGATCGTCATATCATCGCTGATTGTATTCCTGATAGCTTTCTTCATGACAAGAAATCTTGCAGTGAAACCTACAGGAAAAAGTCAAGTACTCATGGAAGTACTGATGAACTTCGTTAAAGGCATCATTTCAGGCAACATGGCCTGGAAACAAGGAGGAAGATTCCACTTCCTGGCCCTGACATTGATTCTTTACATATTTGTCTCGAATATGCTTGGGCTGCCTTTTGCTTTTGTAGCACCGAATGATGACCATGACCTCTGGTGGAAGTCACCGACGGCCGACCCTTCAGTCACACTGACGCTGGCCAGCCTGATGATTGTGCTGACCCACTATTATGGCATCAAGATGCGCGGCACAAAAGCCTATCTTAAATCGTACGTACAGCCGGTGTGGTTCATGGCACCGTTCAAATTCATCGAAGAATTCACATACAACCTTACGCTCGGCTTGCGTCTTTACGGAAACATCTACGCTGGTGAAATTCTGCTGGCACTGCTGATAATGGTAATGGCTTCCGGAGCAATCGGATTTATCGGAGGGTTCATCCCGATGATGATCTGGCAGGGATTCTCAATATACATTGGGGCAATCCAGGCGTTCATATTCGTTATGTTATCAATGGTTTATCTTTCCCATAAGGTGAGCGATGACCATTAA
- the atpG gene encoding ATP synthase F1 subunit gamma: MASLREIKGRIGSTKKMSQITSAMHMVSNSKLKRAEENARKFQPYMDKIQEAVQAIASGDNTSSHPMLRERPVKRTGYVIITSDSGLAGPYNANIIKEITGKIRERHNDNPDSYDLFVIGRMGYEFLENRGYNITNHRIGLDDQPSFSSVKEIAQQSVAQFSNEDIDELYIVYNQFISVLEQKVSTRKLLPLSEDDAANQTQASNLSTYEFEPDKESILETILPQYAESLVYGALLDAKASEHAARMTAMKAATDNAKELVDDLSLQYNRARQAAITQEITEIVGGASALE, translated from the coding sequence ATGGCTTCATTAAGAGAAATTAAAGGTCGTATCGGATCAACCAAAAAGATGAGCCAGATCACTAGCGCCATGCACATGGTTTCGAACTCCAAGCTCAAGAGAGCTGAGGAGAATGCCAGGAAGTTCCAACCCTACATGGATAAGATACAGGAAGCTGTACAAGCCATTGCTTCCGGCGATAATACCAGTTCCCACCCTATGCTCAGGGAGCGTCCAGTGAAACGTACCGGATATGTGATCATTACATCGGACAGCGGTCTAGCCGGCCCATATAATGCCAACATCATAAAAGAGATCACCGGCAAGATCAGGGAACGCCATAATGATAATCCGGATTCCTATGACCTTTTCGTTATCGGAAGGATGGGATACGAATTCCTGGAAAACCGTGGGTACAACATTACGAACCATCGTATTGGGCTGGATGATCAGCCAAGCTTCAGCAGCGTAAAGGAAATCGCCCAGCAGTCGGTGGCACAGTTCTCGAATGAAGATATCGATGAACTGTATATCGTATACAACCAGTTCATTTCCGTGCTCGAGCAGAAGGTATCTACAAGAAAGCTGCTGCCGTTATCCGAAGACGATGCGGCGAATCAGACACAGGCATCGAACCTGTCCACATACGAGTTCGAACCGGACAAGGAATCAATCCTTGAAACCATCCTTCCGCAATATGCGGAAAGCCTGGTCTATGGCGCGCTTCTGGATGCGAAAGCAAGTGAGCACGCTGCTCGTATGACAGCAATGAAAGCTGCAACGGACAATGCAAAAGAATTGGTAGACGATCTATCATTACAATACAACCGTGCAAGACAGGCTGCGATTACACAGGAAATAACAGAAATCGTCGGCGGTGCATCTGCACTTGAATAA
- the upp gene encoding uracil phosphoribosyltransferase, which translates to MAKVQVMEHPLIQHKMSYIRDEKTSTKEFRELVDEVGMLMAYEVTRDLSLEDVEVDTPVTRTTAKRLSGKKLGIVPILRAGLGMQEGILKLIPSARVGHIGLYRDPETLQAIEYYAKFPGDIEERDIFVIDPMLATGASAVEAISAVKKRGATKIRFICLIAAPEGVEVLKEAHPDVDIYIAALDEKLNEKSYIVPGLGDAGDRLFGTK; encoded by the coding sequence ATGGCCAAAGTACAAGTGATGGAACACCCTTTGATCCAGCACAAAATGAGTTATATTCGAGATGAAAAGACATCGACCAAGGAATTCAGAGAACTCGTTGATGAGGTAGGCATGCTCATGGCATATGAGGTGACGCGGGACCTGTCCCTTGAAGATGTAGAGGTGGACACACCGGTGACACGGACGACAGCAAAGAGGCTGAGCGGCAAGAAACTGGGTATCGTTCCGATACTTAGGGCAGGACTCGGCATGCAGGAAGGCATACTCAAGCTCATCCCTTCCGCCAGAGTGGGGCATATCGGCCTCTATCGTGATCCGGAGACACTGCAGGCGATCGAATATTATGCGAAATTCCCGGGAGACATAGAAGAACGTGACATATTCGTCATCGATCCGATGCTGGCGACAGGCGCATCTGCTGTAGAAGCGATTTCCGCCGTCAAGAAGCGCGGGGCCACGAAGATCAGGTTCATCTGTCTGATTGCCGCCCCGGAAGGTGTAGAGGTGCTGAAGGAAGCGCATCCGGATGTGGACATCTATATTGCTGCACTGGATGAGAAACTGAATGAAAAGAGCTACATTGTCCCAGGTCTCGGAGATGCTGGCGACAGGCTCTTCGGAACGAAATAG
- the atpH gene encoding ATP synthase F1 subunit delta gives MANSAQKYSQALFSTVKDAGRLDEAKADFDEVVKAVRNTPEFLTFMNNPKVPRDSRREAVAKTFDSVSEPLRNMLLILSDRNRFSEVEAIHDHFIQNYNAHYKQENVVIESVYPLSEEEIEGIGKVFIKKTGLSKLLIENKVNEELIGGIRVFIGTKVYDGSLNTQLSDLKNRFRESTNS, from the coding sequence ATGGCTAACTCAGCTCAAAAATATTCCCAGGCTTTGTTCAGTACCGTGAAGGATGCCGGACGCCTGGATGAGGCCAAGGCGGACTTTGACGAAGTGGTCAAAGCAGTGCGGAATACTCCTGAGTTCCTGACTTTCATGAACAACCCGAAAGTTCCCAGGGACAGTCGTCGGGAGGCGGTGGCAAAGACTTTTGACAGTGTTTCCGAACCGCTCCGCAACATGCTCCTCATTCTCTCGGACCGCAACAGGTTTTCTGAGGTTGAAGCAATCCATGATCATTTCATACAGAACTACAATGCACACTACAAACAGGAAAATGTAGTAATAGAATCGGTTTACCCACTCTCTGAAGAAGAAATTGAAGGTATCGGAAAAGTCTTCATCAAAAAGACGGGTCTTTCAAAACTGCTTATAGAGAATAAGGTCAACGAGGAACTGATCGGAGGCATCCGCGTATTCATCGGCACGAAAGTCTATGACGGCTCATTGAATACACAGTTGTCTGATTTGAAGAATCGGTTCAGAGAAAGTACTAATAGCTAA
- the rpiB gene encoding ribose 5-phosphate isomerase B — MKVIIASDHGGFNLKNSIVQKLQDTGVDITDFGPDSDDSVDYPDFARPVAEKVASGEYDRGILICGTGIGMSITANKVRNIRCALVHDTFSAKATRAHNDSNMLAMGERVIGPGLADDIVDIWLNTEYEGGRHERRVCKIEE; from the coding sequence ATGAAAGTGATTATCGCTTCCGACCATGGAGGGTTCAACCTGAAAAACTCCATTGTCCAAAAATTGCAGGACACAGGGGTGGATATTACGGATTTCGGTCCGGACTCCGACGACTCCGTAGACTATCCGGATTTTGCCCGCCCTGTAGCGGAGAAGGTCGCTTCCGGAGAATATGACCGGGGCATCCTGATCTGCGGTACCGGCATTGGAATGAGCATCACGGCAAACAAGGTCCGGAATATCCGGTGTGCCCTCGTGCATGATACTTTTTCCGCTAAAGCCACACGCGCGCATAACGACTCCAATATGCTGGCCATGGGAGAACGGGTCATCGGCCCGGGACTCGCAGATGATATCGTGGATATCTGGCTCAACACGGAGTATGAGGGGGGCAGACATGAACGAAGAGTTTGCAAGATTGAAGAATGA
- the atpA gene encoding F0F1 ATP synthase subunit alpha → MAIKADEISALLKSQIENYEADMKVSDVGTVIQVGDGIALAHGLNDAMAGELLEFPSGVLGLAQNLEENNIGIVILGPYDDIKEGDEVKRTGRIMEVPVGEELIGRVVNPLGQPIDGKGPMGATKTRPIESPATGVMARKSVDEPLQTGIKAIDALVPIGRGQRELIIGDRQTGKTTVAIDTILNQKDQDMICVYVAIGQKESTVRSTVETLRQNGALDYTIVVSAGASMPAPLLYIAPYAGVSMAEEFMFNGKHVLIVYDDLTKQAAAYRELSLLLKRPPGREAYPGDVFYLHSRLLERAAKLNDELGGGSITALPFIETQAGDISAFVPTNVISITDGQIFLQSDLFFSGVRPAINAGLSVSRVGGSAQIKAMKKVAGTLRLDLAAYRELEAFAQFGSDLDEATAAKLERGKRTVEVLKQGENKPLAVERQVVILYALVNGHLDDIPVEDITRFEDEFLSWLDSNEPELLKGIRETKQLPDDEAYVNAVNSFKKLFNPSDQG, encoded by the coding sequence ATGGCAATTAAAGCTGACGAAATAAGCGCTCTCTTGAAAAGCCAGATCGAGAACTATGAAGCTGATATGAAAGTATCTGATGTGGGAACAGTCATCCAGGTTGGTGACGGTATCGCACTTGCTCATGGTTTGAATGATGCTATGGCTGGAGAACTGCTCGAATTTCCAAGCGGCGTTCTGGGGCTTGCCCAGAACCTCGAAGAAAACAATATTGGTATCGTAATCCTCGGTCCATATGATGATATTAAAGAAGGCGATGAAGTAAAACGTACAGGCCGCATCATGGAAGTGCCTGTAGGGGAAGAACTCATCGGACGTGTAGTCAATCCATTAGGCCAGCCGATTGATGGCAAAGGACCGATGGGTGCGACGAAGACGAGACCGATCGAAAGCCCGGCAACTGGTGTAATGGCCCGTAAATCCGTTGATGAACCACTCCAGACAGGCATCAAGGCGATCGACGCACTTGTGCCAATCGGCCGTGGTCAGCGTGAGCTCATCATCGGTGACCGTCAGACAGGTAAGACGACAGTAGCGATCGATACGATCCTCAACCAGAAGGACCAGGATATGATCTGTGTATATGTAGCCATTGGACAGAAGGAATCCACAGTCCGTTCCACAGTTGAAACACTGCGTCAGAATGGTGCCCTGGACTACACGATCGTAGTTTCCGCTGGTGCTTCAATGCCTGCACCTCTGCTCTACATCGCACCATATGCAGGTGTATCCATGGCAGAAGAATTCATGTTCAACGGAAAGCATGTACTCATCGTATACGATGACCTGACAAAACAGGCAGCAGCCTACCGTGAACTGTCACTTCTCCTTAAGCGTCCGCCAGGCCGTGAAGCCTATCCTGGTGACGTATTCTACCTGCACAGCCGTCTGCTCGAACGTGCAGCCAAGCTCAACGACGAACTCGGTGGCGGATCGATCACTGCGCTTCCATTCATCGAAACCCAAGCGGGGGACATCAGTGCCTTCGTACCTACAAACGTAATCTCCATCACGGATGGACAGATCTTCCTGCAATCCGACCTGTTCTTCTCAGGTGTAAGGCCTGCGATCAACGCCGGACTTTCAGTATCCCGTGTCGGTGGTTCCGCACAGATCAAGGCGATGAAGAAGGTTGCCGGCACACTGAGGCTCGACCTTGCAGCCTATCGTGAGCTGGAAGCATTCGCACAGTTCGGTTCCGACCTTGACGAAGCGACAGCTGCCAAACTTGAGCGTGGTAAACGTACTGTTGAAGTGCTCAAGCAGGGTGAAAACAAGCCGCTTGCAGTAGAGCGTCAAGTAGTGATCCTCTATGCATTGGTAAATGGTCATCTGGATGACATCCCGGTCGAGGATATCACTCGATTTGAAGATGAATTCCTCAGCTGGCTCGATTCCAATGAACCAGAACTGCTCAAAGGCATTCGTGAAACAAAACAGCTTCCGGACGATGAAGCTTATGTAAATGCAGTAAACAGCTTCAAGAAACTATTCAATCCTTCAGACCAAGGATGA
- the atpE gene encoding F0F1 ATP synthase subunit C, translated as MNLLAVGIAAGLAALGASIGIGLIVSKTVEGVSRQPEARGPLMTIMFIGIGVVEAVPIIAIVISFMLMFMF; from the coding sequence ATGAATCTACTCGCAGTAGGTATCGCTGCTGGTCTTGCAGCACTCGGCGCAAGTATCGGTATCGGTCTTATCGTATCCAAAACAGTTGAAGGGGTTTCCCGTCAACCAGAAGCTCGTGGTCCACTCATGACAATCATGTTCATTGGTATCGGTGTTGTTGAGGCCGTTCCGATCATCGCGATTGTTATTTCATTCATGCTTATGTTCATGTTCTAA